Proteins from one Juglans microcarpa x Juglans regia isolate MS1-56 chromosome 6S, Jm3101_v1.0, whole genome shotgun sequence genomic window:
- the LOC121237578 gene encoding YTH domain-containing protein 1-like isoform X3, translating to MSSDTAKENASVVDSSVTEWKQDMGNSDDPESFSYKGNEGSYPSRAEKAGNSCDLLGISTTNKKGRLYNTRYFIIKSLNHHNIQLSIEKGIWATQVMNEPILEEAFHNSGKVILIFSVNMSGFFQGYAQMMSSAGWRRDNVWSQGNGKSNPWGRSFKVKWLCLNDLPFQKTLHLKNPLNDYKPVKISRDCQELSPDIGEALCELLDAKSDVDDSLSSLYRNDLPSKRLCVESPCSLGDEDYNVPQMHMSWSRTPILYPSLLYPHQVEANRIHLANQSSTGVTFSKNSPMTTGASKVERMKRSHINGDFTNLRVEMDMSPRFDSWGLSAESPHASTLTEDDFLEMSYEEYLEHTRSSKQLCLPVSCWTVWENEGVIKKQKA from the exons ATGTCTTCTGATACTGCAAAAGAAAATGCATCTGTAGTCGATTCATCAGTGACTGAATGGAAACAAGATATGGGAAATTCGGATGACCCAG AGAGCTTTAGTTACAAAGGTAATGAGGGCAGCTACCCATCAAGGGCGGAGAAAGCAGGGAACTCTTGTGATCTACTTGGGATTTCAACTACTAACAAAAAGGGTAGATTGTACAATACAAGATATTTCATCATTAAGAGTTTGAACCATCATAACATCCAACTCTCAATTGAGAAAGGAATTTGGGCTACTCAAGTCATGAATGAACCTATTCTTGAAGAAGCCTTCCAT AACTCTGGTAAAGTAATTCTTATATTTAGTGTAAACATGAGTGGCTTCTTCCAAGGGTACGCCCAAATGATGTCTTCTGCTGGTTGGAGGCGAGACAATGTTTGGAGTCAAGGAAATGGCAAAAGCAATCCCTGGGGGCGCAGCTTTAAGGTCAAGTGGCTGTGTTTAAATGACTTACCTTTTCAAAAGACTCTTCATCTCAAGAACCCATTGAATGACTACAAACCCGTCAAAATTAGCCGGGATTGCCAG GAGTTATCTCCAGATATTGGAGAAGCTCTCTGTGAGCTTCTTGATGCGAAGAGTGATGTGGATGACTCGCTGAGTAG TCTTTACAGGAACGATCTTCCTTCGAAAAGGCTTTGTGTAGAGTCTCCATGTTCGTTAGGGGATGAAGACTATAATGTGCCTCAAATGCATATGTCATGGTCCAGAACACCCATCCTTTATCCTTCACTGCTGTATCCACATCAGGTTGAAGCAAATAGAATTCATTTAGCAAACCAGAGTTCTACAGGGGttactttttctaaaaattCACCTATGACTACTGGTGCATCAAAAGTTGAAAGGATGAAACGTTCCCACATTAATGGAGACTTTACCAATTTACGAGTGGAAATGGATATGTCTCCTCGTTTTGATAGTTGGGGTTTGTCAGCAGAAAGCCCGCATGCTAGTACTCTGACAGAGGATGATTTCCTTGAAATG TCTTATGAAGAATATCTGGAGCATACCAGAAGCAGCAAACAGTTATGCCTCCCTGTCA GTTGCTGGACCGTCTGGGAAAATGAAGGAGTCATCAAGAAGCAAAAAGcatga
- the LOC121237578 gene encoding YTH domain-containing protein 1-like isoform X1 yields the protein MSSDTAKENASVVDSSVTEWKQDMGNSDDPESFSYKGNEGSYPSRAEKAGNSCDLLGISTTNKKGRLYNTRYFIIKSLNHHNIQLSIEKGIWATQVMNEPILEEAFHNSGKVILIFSVNMSGFFQGYAQMMSSAGWRRDNVWSQGNGKSNPWGRSFKVKWLCLNDLPFQKTLHLKNPLNDYKPVKISRDCQELSPDIGEALCELLDAKSDVDDSLSSLYRNDLPSKRLCVESPCSLGDEDYNVPQMHMSWSRTPILYPSLLYPHQVEANRIHLANQSSTGVTFSKNSPMTTGASKVERMKRSHINGDFTNLRVEMDMSPRFDSWGLSAESPHASTLTEDDFLEMSYEEYLEHTRSSKQLCLPVAGPSGKMKESSRSKKHDENMKASFSLRKVLLFSGVSPFPARQ from the exons ATGTCTTCTGATACTGCAAAAGAAAATGCATCTGTAGTCGATTCATCAGTGACTGAATGGAAACAAGATATGGGAAATTCGGATGACCCAG AGAGCTTTAGTTACAAAGGTAATGAGGGCAGCTACCCATCAAGGGCGGAGAAAGCAGGGAACTCTTGTGATCTACTTGGGATTTCAACTACTAACAAAAAGGGTAGATTGTACAATACAAGATATTTCATCATTAAGAGTTTGAACCATCATAACATCCAACTCTCAATTGAGAAAGGAATTTGGGCTACTCAAGTCATGAATGAACCTATTCTTGAAGAAGCCTTCCAT AACTCTGGTAAAGTAATTCTTATATTTAGTGTAAACATGAGTGGCTTCTTCCAAGGGTACGCCCAAATGATGTCTTCTGCTGGTTGGAGGCGAGACAATGTTTGGAGTCAAGGAAATGGCAAAAGCAATCCCTGGGGGCGCAGCTTTAAGGTCAAGTGGCTGTGTTTAAATGACTTACCTTTTCAAAAGACTCTTCATCTCAAGAACCCATTGAATGACTACAAACCCGTCAAAATTAGCCGGGATTGCCAG GAGTTATCTCCAGATATTGGAGAAGCTCTCTGTGAGCTTCTTGATGCGAAGAGTGATGTGGATGACTCGCTGAGTAG TCTTTACAGGAACGATCTTCCTTCGAAAAGGCTTTGTGTAGAGTCTCCATGTTCGTTAGGGGATGAAGACTATAATGTGCCTCAAATGCATATGTCATGGTCCAGAACACCCATCCTTTATCCTTCACTGCTGTATCCACATCAGGTTGAAGCAAATAGAATTCATTTAGCAAACCAGAGTTCTACAGGGGttactttttctaaaaattCACCTATGACTACTGGTGCATCAAAAGTTGAAAGGATGAAACGTTCCCACATTAATGGAGACTTTACCAATTTACGAGTGGAAATGGATATGTCTCCTCGTTTTGATAGTTGGGGTTTGTCAGCAGAAAGCCCGCATGCTAGTACTCTGACAGAGGATGATTTCCTTGAAATG TCTTATGAAGAATATCTGGAGCATACCAGAAGCAGCAAACAGTTATGCCTCCCT GTTGCTGGACCGTCTGGGAAAATGAAGGAGTCATCAAGAAGCAAAAAGcatgatgaaaatat GAAAGCTTCTTTCTCTCTCCGGAAGGTGTTGCTGTTTTCAGGAGTTTCGCCATTTCCTGCAAGGCAATGA
- the LOC121237578 gene encoding YTH domain-containing protein 1-like isoform X2: MSSDTAKENASVVDSSVTEWKQDMGNSDDPESFSYKGNEGSYPSRAEKAGNSCDLLGISTTNKKGRLYNTRYFIIKSLNHHNIQLSIEKGIWATQVMNEPILEEAFHNSGKVILIFSVNMSGFFQGYAQMMSSAGWRRDNVWSQGNGKSNPWGRSFKVKWLCLNDLPFQKTLHLKNPLNDYKPVKISRDCQELSPDIGEALCELLDAKSDVDDSLSSLYRNDLPSKRLCVESPCSLGDEDYNVPQMHMSWSRTPILYPSLLYPHQVEANRIHLANQSSTGVTFSKNSPMTTGASKVERMKRSHINGDFTNLRVEMDMSPRFDSWGLSAESPHASTLTEDDFLEMSYEEYLEHTRSSKQLCLPVAGPSGKMKESSRSKKHDENINSSSKADQCCSRKRTHCSSQK, encoded by the exons ATGTCTTCTGATACTGCAAAAGAAAATGCATCTGTAGTCGATTCATCAGTGACTGAATGGAAACAAGATATGGGAAATTCGGATGACCCAG AGAGCTTTAGTTACAAAGGTAATGAGGGCAGCTACCCATCAAGGGCGGAGAAAGCAGGGAACTCTTGTGATCTACTTGGGATTTCAACTACTAACAAAAAGGGTAGATTGTACAATACAAGATATTTCATCATTAAGAGTTTGAACCATCATAACATCCAACTCTCAATTGAGAAAGGAATTTGGGCTACTCAAGTCATGAATGAACCTATTCTTGAAGAAGCCTTCCAT AACTCTGGTAAAGTAATTCTTATATTTAGTGTAAACATGAGTGGCTTCTTCCAAGGGTACGCCCAAATGATGTCTTCTGCTGGTTGGAGGCGAGACAATGTTTGGAGTCAAGGAAATGGCAAAAGCAATCCCTGGGGGCGCAGCTTTAAGGTCAAGTGGCTGTGTTTAAATGACTTACCTTTTCAAAAGACTCTTCATCTCAAGAACCCATTGAATGACTACAAACCCGTCAAAATTAGCCGGGATTGCCAG GAGTTATCTCCAGATATTGGAGAAGCTCTCTGTGAGCTTCTTGATGCGAAGAGTGATGTGGATGACTCGCTGAGTAG TCTTTACAGGAACGATCTTCCTTCGAAAAGGCTTTGTGTAGAGTCTCCATGTTCGTTAGGGGATGAAGACTATAATGTGCCTCAAATGCATATGTCATGGTCCAGAACACCCATCCTTTATCCTTCACTGCTGTATCCACATCAGGTTGAAGCAAATAGAATTCATTTAGCAAACCAGAGTTCTACAGGGGttactttttctaaaaattCACCTATGACTACTGGTGCATCAAAAGTTGAAAGGATGAAACGTTCCCACATTAATGGAGACTTTACCAATTTACGAGTGGAAATGGATATGTCTCCTCGTTTTGATAGTTGGGGTTTGTCAGCAGAAAGCCCGCATGCTAGTACTCTGACAGAGGATGATTTCCTTGAAATG TCTTATGAAGAATATCTGGAGCATACCAGAAGCAGCAAACAGTTATGCCTCCCT GTTGCTGGACCGTCTGGGAAAATGAAGGAGTCATCAAGAAGCAAAAAGcatgatgaaaatat AAATTCAAGCTCTAAAGCTGACCAGTGTTGCTCACGTAAGAGGACTCATTGTTCATCTCAGAAATAA
- the LOC121237565 gene encoding LOW QUALITY PROTEIN: geraniol 8-hydroxylase-like (The sequence of the model RefSeq protein was modified relative to this genomic sequence to represent the inferred CDS: inserted 1 base in 1 codon), with translation MDFLSGIIYLCLTWTLIQAFRIFRRSKAIPKKLPPGPKPFPVIGNLFDLGDKPHKSLSKLAQTHGPIMSLKLGQVTTVIISSAHTAKQVLHTHDQLLSNRTVPDALRAHKHNEYGMPWMPISTQWRSLRKLCNNQLFSNKILDANQDIRYKKVQALLAEIRQSSVTGEVVDIGRAAFKTVLNLLSNTVFSVDLADPNSETATVFKEIAWNIMIEAGKPNLADYFPMLKKIDPQGIRQRMTVHFGKLIELFDRMISQRLQLRKMPGYITNNDMLDTLLNISEENNDEMDKTKIRSLFLDLFVAGTDTTSATLEWAMVELLXQPETLSKAKAELEQVIGKGNPVEESDIIRLPYLQAIIKETFRLHPAVPFLLPRKAEADVEIDGYIIPKNAQVLVNAWAIGRDPSLWDNADSFMPERFFGSEIDVRGRNFELIPFGGGRRICPGLPLAIRMLHLMLGSLLHTFDWKLEDGFEKEDMNMEDKFGLTLQIAHPVKAVPIPV, from the exons ATGGATTTCTTAAGCGGAATCATCTATCTCTGCCTCACCTGGACCTTAATCCAAGCCTTCCGCATATTTCGAAGAAGCAAAGCGATTCCCAAAAAGCTTCCTCCAGGTCCCAAACCTTTTCCGGTCATCGGAAACTTGTTTGATCTCGGCGATAAACCGCACAAGTCCCTCTCCAAGCTTGCCCAGACTCATGGCCCCATAATGAGCCTAAAGCTTGGCCAAGTAACCACCGTAATCATCTCTTCAGCGCACACGGCTAAACAAGTCCTCCATACACACGACCAACTCCTGTCCAACCGAACCGTCCCGGACGCGCTCCGAGCCCACAAACATAACGAGTACGGCATGCCCTGGATGCCCATTTCGACCCAGTGGAGAAGCCTTCGTAAGCTGTGTAACAATCAACTATTCTCCAACAAAATACTCGATGCCAACCAAGATATCCGCTATAAGAAAGTGCAAGCGCTCCTCGCCGAAATACGTCAGAGCAGTGTAACCGGCGAGGTAGTAGATATCGGCAGGGCGGCTTTCAAGACTGTGCTTAATCTGTTATCGAACACCGTTTTCTCAGTGGATTTAGCCGACCCAAATTCTGAAACTGCTACAGTGTTCAAGGAGATTGCCTGGAATATCATGATTGAAGCAGGGAAACCAAACTTGGCAGATTATTTTCCTATGCTCAAAAAGATCGACCCCCAAGGCATAAGGCAGCGCATGACAGTTCATTTTGGGAAGCTAATAGAACTCTTTGACCGCATGATCAGTCAACGGTTGCAGTTGAGAAAAATGCCTGGTTATATCACCAATAATGACATGTTAGATACCCTTCTCAACATCAGTGAAGAGAACAACGACGAGATGGACAAAACTAAGATACGAAGTTTGTTCCTG GACCTATTTGTTGCGGGCACTGATACAACTTCCGCCACACTAGAATGGGCAATGGTAGAGCTAC CACAACCAGAAACTTTGTCAAAAGCCAAAGCAGAATTGGAACAGGTAATTGGCAAAGGCAACCCAGTAGAGGAATCGGATATCATCCGGCTGCCGTACTTGCAAGCAATAATCAAAGAAACATTCCGGTTGCACCCAGCAGTTCCTTTTTTACTGCCGAGGAAGGCCGAAGCAGATGTGGAAATCGACGGCTATATTATCCCAAAGAATGCACAGGTGCTGGTGAATGCATGGGCTATAGGACGAGACCCGAGTTTATGGGACAATGCAGATTCATTTATGCCGGAGAGGTTTTTTGGGTCAGAAATTGATGTTAGAGGGCGGAACTTTGAGCTTATACCGTTTGGTGGGGGAAGAAGAATATGTCCTGGTTTGCCATTGGCAATACGAATGTTGCACTTAATGTTAGGTTCGCTTCTCCACACCTTCGATTGGAAGCTTGAAGATGGGTTTGAAAAAGAGGACATGAACATGGAAGATAAGTTTGGCTTAACTTTACAGATTGCTCATCCAGTGAAAGCTGTCCCTATTCCAGTCTGA